Proteins from one Juglans microcarpa x Juglans regia isolate MS1-56 chromosome 6S, Jm3101_v1.0, whole genome shotgun sequence genomic window:
- the LOC121236540 gene encoding uncharacterized protein LOC121236540 — MASSSVGYTERILTQGLGRRCLHAATNWIQALLKELGIFISEAQHLLCDNIGATYLSANTVLHSRTKHVDLDYHFVCDCVANKTLTVSFVPSKEQIADIFTKPLSLARFALLRSSLTILSVPLETQGNIRAHGPALEDTTSQATSSTSSAHSFGTTDYDDPMEALTRLKQVSSVAIYKAQFETLSNRLKGLPEKHKLSCFMSGLKDEVRLPVRMLNPINLNAAFGLTKIQEEYILASRKSWRNNTALPVKSHGETVEDSSKFQKNGMPTKRVFSSQMDEKRKKDLCYHFEEKWNPNHVCKNPKVYLIHADDEGPQPVLEESVIVEEVEVCGDSEGTLEVSVNAISGCNNGNAMRLHGSIVPCSVEILIDSGSTHNFLDPLVVQEAKLNVRKDYSLQVRVANGDKILSQGRGEELIKIQGSKFSVPFHVSTLGGCDIVLGVQWLRTSGSITWNFIDMSMSFEWGGQMIKLQGLNSASVLMMSGTMLMPGEQQKTEVCSEGPMAELLKEFEDVFAEPVGLPPRRDFDHPINLKDGVSPVSVRPYRYPHYQKSEIEKIVHELLQTGVIRPSQSPFSSPVLLVKKADGTWRMCIDYRALNQETIKDKFPIPVIDELLDELFGAQIFSKLDLRAGYQQSRVRERDIQKTAFRTHEGHYEFLAMPFGLTNAPATFQGLMNHIFKPFLRKFVLVFFDDILVYSINVVDHLLHVETVLGILRQHTLYAKMSKCKFGVHEIEYLGDIISGKGVQTDAAKTTAMLLKTAVSNPPVLRLPDFTKVFTIECDASGVGLGTVLMQDSQPIAFYSKALKGKALLLSTYEKELLALVSDVQRWRPYLLGHPFKIKTDQQALKFLVEQKIGTESQHKWVSKLIGYDFSVNYKKGKENLVADALSRRNEEEQAALAMISFPTPLWIEELKESYSLCSKFSKIVTKLQQGEEAPKHFSIQQGLLLRKGKLVVIPSSSFHSKILQFIHNNPQAGHVGYHKTLQRARRDFWWEGMRNDVRRLVKECEMQGVSLDFNSSYHPQSDGQTEALNKCLEGYLRCYCSQKPKEWTSWLPFAEWCYNTTMHSSIKMSPFEALYGYAPSKLMAYVSGTCANDVVDRQLKSREELWGLLRDNMKKAQQRMKFYADKNRSERSFEEGDWVFLRLQPYRQKSVAMRHNMKLAPRFYGPSRL, encoded by the exons ATGGCCTCTTCATCAGTTGGATATACAGAACGCATTCTTACACAGGGACTTGGAAGAAGATGTCTTCATGCAGCAACCAACTGG ATACAAGCTTTGCTTAAAGAATTGGGAATTTTTATTTCTGAAGCACAACACCTGTTATGTGACAACATTGGTGCAACTTATCTTTCGGCTAATACTGTTTTACACTCACGGACTAAACATGTGGATcttgattatcattttgtttgtGATTGTGTCGCTAACAAAACTCTCACTGTCTCCTTTGTCCCAAGTAAGGAACAAATTGCAGATATTTTCACAAAGCCGCTCTCCTTGGCACGATTTGCTCTTCTACGTTCAAGCCTCACCATTCTATCGGTGCCTCTTGAAACGCAGGGGAATATTAGAGCACATGGACCTGCCTTAGAGGATACCACCTCACAAGCCACGTCCTCCACGTCCTCTGCACATTC GTTTGGTACTACAGactatgatgatcctatggaggcTTTAACACGATTGAAACAAGTGTCTTCTGTGGCTATCTACAAAGCACAGTTTGAAACTTTGTCCAATAGACTGAAGGGTCTGCCAGAAAAGCATAAACTGAGCTGTTTTATGAGTGGTCTTAAAGATGAGGTTAGACTACCTGTAAGAATGCTAAATCCTATAAATCTTAATGCTGCTTTTGGTCTTACTAAGATCCAGGAGGAGTATATTTTGGCATCAAGGAAATCTTGGAGAAATAATACAGCATTGCCTGTTAAGAGTCATGGGGAAACTGTGGAGGATAGTTCCAAGTTTCAGAAGAATGGAATGCCAACAAAGAGAGTTTTTTCTTCACAAATggatgagaagaggaagaaagaccTCTGTTATCactttgaagaaaaatggaatccTAATCATGTGTGCAAGAATCCCAAGGTTTATTTGATCCATGCCGATGATGAAGGTCCCCAGCCTGTTCTTGAAGAATCTGTGATCGTGGAGGAGGTGGAGGTTTGTGGTGATAGTGAAGGGACTTTAGAAGTTTCTGTTAATGCCATTTCTGGGTGCAATAATGGCAATGCTATGAGGCTGCATGGTAGTATTGTCCCTTGTTCTGTCGAGATTCTTATTGATTCTGGAAGCACACATAACTTCTTGGATCCTTTGGTGGTCCAAGAAGCTAAACTGAATGTCAGGAAAGACTACAGTTTGCAAGTGAGGGTGGCCAATGGTGATAAAATTTTGAGCCAGGGAAGGGGTGAAGAATTAATCAAGATCCAAGGTTCAAAATTTTCTGTCCCCTTTCATGTGTCAACCTTGGGGGGATGTGATATAGTTCTTGGAGTTCAGTGGTTGAGAACCTCAGGCTCCATTACTTGGAACTTTATTGATATGTCAATGAGTTTTGAGTGGGGTGGTCAGATGATTAAGTTGCAAGGGTTGAATTCTGCAAGTGTTCTCATGATGTCAGGAACTATG TTAATGCCTGGGGAGCAACAGAAGACTGAAGTTTGTTCTGAAGGACCAATGGCTGAGTTGCTTAAAGAATTTGAGGATGTTTTTGCCGAACCTGTGGGATTGCCACCAAGAAGAGATTTCGATCACCCAATCAACCTGAAGGATGGAGTTTCTCCTGTTTCAGTTCGACCTTACAGGTATCCTCATTATCAGAAATCTGAAATAGAGAAAATTGTCCATGAATTGCTGCAAACTGGTGTAATAAGACCCAGCCAAAGTCCATTTTCTTCACCAGTGTTATTGGTTAAGAAGGCTGATGGGACTTGGCGTATGTGTATAGACTATAGAGCCCTTAATCAAGAAACCATTAAAGATAAATTCCCAATACCTGTCATTGATGAACTTCTTGATGAATTATTTGGAGCTCAGATTTTTTCCAAGTTGGATTTAAGGGCTGGATATCAGCAGAGTCGAGTAAGGGAGAGGGATATTCAGAAGACAGCATTTCGAACTCATGAAGGCCATTATGAGTTCTTGGCAATGCCatttgggcttaccaatgctCCGGCCACCTTTCAAGGATTGATGAATCACATTTTCAAACcttttttgagaaagtttgttTTGGTCTTTTTCGATGACATTTTGGTGTACAGCATAAATGTTGTTGATCATTTGTTGCATGTAGAAACTGTGTTGGGCATCCTGAGGCAACACACACTCTATGCAAAGATGTCTAAATGTAAGTTTGGGGTGCATGAAATAGAGTACTTGGGCGACATTATTTCGGGGAAAGGGGTACAAACTGATGCTGCCAAGACAACAGCCATG TTGTTGAAAACAGCTGTGAGCAATCCTCCTGTGTTGAGGTTACCAGATTTCACCAAAGTATTCaccattgagtgtgatgcttctgGTGTGGGCCTTGGGACAGTTTTGATGCAAGATTCGCAGCCCATTGCCTTTTATAGCAAAGCCTTAAAGGGAAAAGCACTACTTTTGTCTACCTATGAGAAAGAGCTTTTAGCTCTAGTGTCTGATGTCCAGAGATGGAGACCTTACTTATTGGGCCATCCCTTTAAAATCAAAACTGATCAACAGGCATTGAAGTTTTTGGTGGAGCAGAAGATTGGCACTGAATCACAGCACAAGTGGGTGTCTAAACTGATTGGTTATGACTTTTCAGTTAATTACAAGAAAGGCAAGGAGAACTTGGTGGCTGATGCTCTCTCaagaagaaatgaggaagaacAAGCAGCGCTTGCAATGATTTCCTTTCCAACTCCCTTGTGGATTGAAGAGTTGAAAGAAAGTTATTCCTTATGTtctaaattttctaaaattgtgACTAAGTTGCAGCAAGGTGAGGAGGCACCtaaacatttttctattcaacAAGGGTTGTTGCTGAGGAAAGGGAAGTTGGTGGtcattccttcttcttcattccATTCTAAGATTCTGCAGTTCATCCATAATAACCCACAGGCAGGTCATGTGGGGTATCATAAGACTCTACAAAGGGCAAGGAGagatttttggtgggaaggcaTGAGAAATGATGTGAGAAGATTGGTGAAAGAATGTGAG ATGCAAGGAGTTTCTTTGGATTTCAATTCTTCTTACCATCCTCAGTCAGATGGTCAAACAGAAGCCTTGAATAAATGCTTGGAAGGGTACTTAAGGTGTTATTGCAGTCAAAAGCCAAAGGAATGGACTTCATGGTTACCATTTGCTGAGTGGTGTTACAACACTACTATGCATTCTTCCATCAAAATGTCCCCATTTGAAGCTCTTTATGGGTATGCTCCCTCGAAACTGATGGCTTATGTATCAGGTACTTGTGCTAATGATGTTGTTGATAGGCAGCTTAAATCAAGGGAAGAATTGTGGGGTTTATTGAGAGATAATATGAAGAAGGCACAGCAGAGGATGAAATTCTATGCTGACAAAAATAGAAGTGAAAGATCTTTTGAAGAGGGTGATTGGGTCTTCTTAAGACTCCAGCCTTATAGACAGAAGTCAGTGGCAATGAGGCATAACATGAAGCTAGCTCCAAGATTTTATGGGCCCTCCAGATTGTGA